In a single window of the Cupriavidus sp. P-10 genome:
- a CDS encoding ABC transporter permease codes for MSLPASQPDTAAPAPAPAPAPALAATAAPAVPPPPVRPSLLRRFVANRVAAASLVLLVVLLLIAALAHVISPQDPYDLATVSVIDSELPPGSAGYEANTHYWLGTDGAGRDLVSAIFYGIRISVGVGVISAVVALMVGSAVGLAAAYFGGIVDAAIMRVVDLQLSLPAVLVALILLAVLGQGVDKTLLALVIVQWAYFARTVRGAAQVERRKEYVEAALGQGLPALRVMFRHILPNCMAPLVVTGTLQIAHAITLEATMSFLGIGLPRTQPSLGMLIANGFEYMLSNKYWISIFPGVALVLLIGSINLVGDRLRRVMNPRLDG; via the coding sequence ATGTCCCTGCCTGCATCCCAACCTGACACTGCCGCGCCGGCGCCGGCGCCGGCGCCGGCGCCGGCGCTGGCGGCAACCGCCGCGCCTGCCGTGCCGCCGCCACCGGTGCGGCCCTCGCTGCTGCGGCGCTTCGTCGCCAACCGCGTCGCGGCGGCTTCACTGGTGCTGCTCGTGGTCCTGCTGTTGATCGCCGCGCTGGCCCATGTCATCAGCCCGCAGGACCCGTACGACCTGGCCACGGTGTCGGTGATCGACTCCGAGTTGCCGCCCGGCAGCGCCGGCTATGAAGCCAACACGCACTACTGGCTCGGCACCGACGGCGCCGGCCGCGACCTGGTCAGCGCGATCTTCTATGGCATCCGCATCAGCGTGGGCGTCGGCGTCATCAGCGCGGTGGTGGCGCTGATGGTCGGCAGTGCGGTCGGCCTGGCCGCGGCCTACTTCGGCGGCATCGTCGATGCCGCGATCATGCGCGTGGTCGACCTGCAACTGAGCCTGCCCGCGGTGCTGGTGGCGCTGATCCTGCTGGCGGTGCTGGGGCAGGGCGTGGACAAGACGCTGCTGGCGCTGGTGATCGTGCAGTGGGCCTACTTTGCCCGCACGGTGCGCGGCGCGGCGCAGGTGGAGCGGCGCAAGGAGTATGTCGAGGCGGCGCTGGGCCAGGGGCTGCCGGCGCTGCGCGTGATGTTCCGCCATATCCTGCCCAACTGCATGGCACCGCTGGTGGTGACCGGCACGCTGCAGATCGCGCATGCGATCACGCTGGAAGCGACCATGAGCTTCCTCGGCATCGGCCTGCCGCGCACGCAGCCGTCACTCGGCATGCTGATCGCCAACGGCTTCGAATACATGCTGTCGAACAAGTACTGGATCAGCATCTTCCCGGGCGTGGCCCTGGTGTTGCTGATCGGCTCGATCAACCTGGTGGGCGACCGCCTGCGCCGCGTGATGAACCCGCGGCTGGACGGCTGA